A single window of Arvicanthis niloticus isolate mArvNil1 chromosome X, mArvNil1.pat.X, whole genome shotgun sequence DNA harbors:
- the Tlr7 gene encoding toll-like receptor 7 yields the protein MVFPMWTLKRQIFIFLNMILVSRVLGFRWFPKTLPCDVTLDIPKTQVIVDCTDKHLTEIPEGIPTNTTNLTLTINHIPSISPDSFRRLNHLEEIDLRCNCVPILLGSKANVCTKRLQIRPGSFSGLSDLKSLYLDGNQLLEIPKDLPSSLQLLSLEANNIFSITKENLTELVNIEALYLGQNCYYRNPCNVSYSIEKDAFQVMRNLKILSLKDNNVTAVPTILPPNLLELYLYNNIITKIQKNDFNNLNQLQVLDLSGNCPRCYNVPYPCTPCKNNSPLQIHDNAFDSLTELKVLRLHSNSLQHVPPKWFKNTKNLQELDLSQNYLAREIEEAKFLNFLPNLVQLDLSFNYELQVYHASITLPHSLSSLRNLKNLHIKGYVFKELKDSSLSVLRKLPSLEVLDLGTNFIKIADLNIFKQFENLKLIDLSVNKISPSEESREVGFCPNAQTSVDQHGPQVREALHYFQYDEYARSCRFKNKEPPSFLSLNANCHKYGQTLDLSRNNIFFIKPSDFQHLSFLKCLNLSGNTIGQTLNGSELWPLKELRYLDFSNNRLDLLYSTAFEELQNLEVLDLSSNSHYFQAEGITHMLNFTKKLRLLEKLMMNDNDISTSASRTMESDSLRILEFRGNRLDVLWRDGDNRYLDFFKNLSKLEELDISRNSLNSLPPGVFEGMPPNLKNLSLAKNGLSSFSWGKLQLMKKLEILDLSHNQLPNVPERLANCSKSLTKLILKHNQIRQLTKYFLEDALQLRYLDISSNKIQVIQKTSFPENVLNNLEVLLLHHNRFLCNCDAVWFVWWVNHTDVTIPYLATDVTCAGPGAHKGQSVVSLDLYTCELDLTNLILFSVSISSVLFLMVVMTTSHLFFWDMWYIYYFWKAKIKGYQHLQSMESCYDAFIVYDTKNSAVTEWVLQELVAKLEDSREKHFNLCLEERDWLPGQPVLENLSQSIQLSRKTVFVMTQKYAKTESFKMAFYLSHQRLMDEKVDVIILIFLEKPLHKSKFLQLRKRLCRSSVLEWPANPQAHPYFWQCLKNALATDNHVFYSQMFKETV from the coding sequence gTATTTCCAATGTGGACACTGAAGAGacaaatttttatctttttaaatatgatCTTAGTTTCTAGAGTCCTTGGATTTCGATGGTTTCCTAAAACTCTACCTTGTGATGTTACTCTAGATATCCCAAAGACTCAGGTGATTGTGGACTGTACAGACAAGCATTTGACAGAAATACCTGAGGGTATTCCCACTAACACCACCAACCTCACCCTTACCATCAACCACATACCAAGCATCTCTCCAGACTCCTTCCGTAGACTGAACCATCTGGAAGAAATCGATTTAAGATGCAACTGTGTACCTATTCTACTGGGGTCCAAAGCCAATGTGTGTACCAAGAGGCTGCAGATTCGACCTGGAAGCTTTAGTGGACTCTCTGACTTAAAATCCCTTTACCTAGATGGAAATCAACTTCTAGAGATACCGAAGGATCTCCCATCCAGCTTACAGCTTCTGAGCCTTGAGGCTAACAATATCTTCTCCATCACAAAGGAGAATCTAACAGAACTGGTCAACATTGAAGCACTCTACCTGGGTCAAAACTGTTATTATCGAAATCCGTGCAATGTTTCCTATTCTATTGAAAAAGATGCTTTCCAAGTTATGAGAAATTTGAAGATTCTTTCACTAAAAGATAACAATGTCACAGCTGTCCCCACCATTTTGCCACCTAATTTACTAGAACTCTATCTTTATAACAACATCAttacaaaaattcaaaaaaatgattttaataaccTCAATCAGTTGCAAGTTCTTGACCTAAGTGGAAATTGCCCTCGATGTTATAATGTTCCATATCCGTGTACACCATGCAAAAATAACTCACCCTTACAGATCCATGATAATGCTTTTGATTCATTGACAGAATTAAAAGTTTTACGTTTGCATAGTAACTCTCTTCAACATGTGCCCCCAAAAtggtttaaaaacacaaaaaacctcCAGGAACTAGACCTCTCCCAAAACTACTTGGCCAGAGAAATTGAGGAGGCcaaatttttgaattttctccCCAACCTTGTCCAGTTGGATCTGTCTTTCAATTATGAGCTGCAGGTCTACCATGCATCTATAACTTTACCACATTCACTCTCTTCATTGAGAAACTTGAAAAATCTGCATATCAAGGGATATGTCTTTAAAGAGCTGAAAGACTCCAGCCTTTCTGTATTGCGTAAGCTTCCCAGTCTGGAAGTTCTTGACCTTGGCACTAACTTCATAAAAATTGCTGACCTCAACATATTCAAACAGTTTGaaaacctcaaactcatagaccTTTCAGTAAATAAGATATCTCCTTCAGAAGAGTCAAGAGAAGTTGGCTTCTGTCCTAATGCTCAAACTTCTGTAGACCAACATGGGCCTCAGGTCCGTGAGGCCTTACACTATTTCCAATATGATGAATATGCACGGAGCTGCAGGTTCAAAAACAAAGAGCCaccttctttcttgtctttgaaTGCAAACTGTCACAAATATGGACAGACCTTAGATTTAAGTAGaaataacatattttttattaaaccTTCTGACTTTCAGCATCTTTCATTCCTCAAATGCCTCAACTTGTCAGGAAACACCATTGGGCAAACTCTTAATGGCAGTGAACTCTGGCCATTGAAAGAGCTGCGGTACTTAGACTTCTCCAACAACCGGCTTGATTTACTCTACTCAACAGCCTTTGAAGAGCTCCAGAATCTGGAAGTTCTTGATCTAAGTAGCAACAGCCACTATTTTCAAGCAGAAGGAATTACTCACATGCTAAACTTTACCAAGAAATTACGGCTTCTGGAGAAACTCATGATGAATGATAATGACATCTCTACCTCAGCCAGCAGGACCATGGAAAGTGACTCTCTTCGAATTCTGGAATTCAGAGGCAACCGTTTAGATGTTCTATGGAGAGACGGTGATAACAGATACTTGGACTTCTTCAAGAATCTTTCCAAGTTAGAGGAATTAGATATCTCCAGAAACTCCCTGAATTCCTTGCCTCCTGGGGTTTTTGAGGGTATGCCACCAAATCTAAAGAATCTCTCCTTGGCCAAAAATGGGCTCAGTTCTTTCTCTTGGGGCAAACTCCAGTTAATGAAAAAATTGGAAATTTTGGATCTCAGCCACAACCAGCTGCCAAATGTCCCTGAGAGATTGGCCAACTGTTCTAAAAGTCTCACAAAACTGATTCTTAAGCATAATCAAATCAGGCAGTtgacaaaatattttctagaagaTGCTTTGCAATTGCGCTATCTGGACATCAGTTCAAATAAGATCCAGGTTATTCAGAAGACTAGCTTCCCAGAAAATGTCCTCAACAATCTGGAAGTGTTGCTTTTACATCACAATCGCTTTCTTTGCAACTGTGATGCTGTGTGGTTTGTCTGGTGGGTTAATCATACAGATGTTACTATTCCATACCTGGCTACTGATGTGACTTGTGCAGGTCCAGGAGCACACAAAGGTCAAAGTGTCGTATCCCTGGATCTGTATACATGTGAGTTAGATCTCACAAACCTAATTCTGTTCTCAGTTTCCATATCATCAGTCCTCTTTCTTATGGTAGTTATGACAACAAGTCACCTCTTTTTCTGggatatgtggtacatttattaTTTCTGGAAAGCCAAGATAAAGGGGTATCAACATCTGCAATCCATGGAGTCTTGTTATGATGCTTTTATTGTGTATGACACTAAAAACTCGGCTGTGACAGAATGGGTTTTGCAGGAGCTGGTAGCTAAATTGGAGGATTCAAGAGAGAAACACTTTAATTTGTGTCTAGAAGAAAGGGACTGGCTACCAGGCCAGCCAGTTCTAGAAAACCTTTCTCAGAGCATACAGCTCAGCAGAAAGACAGTGTTTGTGATGACACAGAAATATGCGAAGACTGAGAGTTTTAAGATGGCATTTTATTTGTCCCATCAGAGGCTTATGGATGAAAAAGTAGACGTGATTATCTTGATATTCCTTGAAAAGCCTCTTCATAAGTCTAAGTTTCTTCAGCTCCGGAAGAGGCTCTGCAGGAGTTCTGTCCTTGAGTGGCCTGCAAATCCACAGGCTCACCCATACTTCTGGCAGTGCCTGAAAAATGCCCTGGCCACAGACAATCATGTGTTTTATAGTCAAATGTTCAAGGAAACAGTCTAG